The segment GCTGCCACCATTTCTTCACTCACAACAATGGCGCTTCTTGCACCACCAATCGATGACAACGCACCAACTGCTACATCGCAGGTCTTCAACTGCTTTGCTAAAATTTTCGGTTCAACAACGGAGGTCCACATACGATGACCAATCGCCGTTTGCATCCGCTTCAGCTTATAAATATTATTGTCAAACACTTTTACACTGCCGCCCATGGCCAATGCTGTACGTGCTGCATATTCACCCACAATACCGGCACCAATGATAATTACTTTTGTTGGAGGAATACCACTGATACCCCCCAGCAACACACCTTTGCCGCTATTGAAACTGCTGAGATACTGACCTGCTATCAACATCACAGCACTACCGGCAATTTCACTCATACTGCGAACAATGGGATTGTGTCCTGAATCATCTTTCAGATTTTCGAACGAGAGAGCAGTGATCTTTTTCTCCATCATCCCTTCGAGTATCTCCGGCTTCATCACCGCAAGATGGATAGGTGAGATAATCGTTTGGCCCGGTTTAAGGAGTTCAAGTTCCTGTTCACTTACGGGAGCCGATTTGATCAATATATCACATTGGTAAACTTCTTTGCGGTCGTAGGCAATTTTAGCACCTGCTTCGCTGTAATCTTTATCGCTGAAATGCGATCCTTCACCTGCAAGGTATTCGATCATCACCCTGTGACCGTTACTCACCAACACACTTACTGCTTCCGGTGTAAGGGCAATACGATTTTCCTGGAACATTTGTTCACGGGGAATACCGATGAACAACTGAGCACCTTTTGCTTTAATATCTAATTTTTCTTCTAATGTCTCGTAACTGAACGATGCACTCACTATTGGTTTTGATAACGCCATACAATCGCTGCCTGTTGGTTTTTTAGAAAGTACCCAAATTACAAAACTACTTTGGAACTTTAGCAGTTATTCTCCTTGTGTTTGCATCAATCACCTCAATTGAGAGATAGACAGTATCATCAGGAAACAGATCGGCTGCTTTGCCAGGCCATTCGACCAAACAAAGATCACCACTGTACAGCACATCTTCCACTCCTGCCTCGATGGCCTCTTCCTCATCTTTCATACGATACAGATCGAGATGACAGATCATTTTCCCATCAGACGATTGATATTGATTGATGATGGAGAAAGTGGGACTGCCAACAGCATCACGCACACCCAACACATCACACAAAGCATGAATAAAGGTTGTTTTTCCGCTACCCATGGGTGCTTCAAATGCCCACACTTTATACTGCTGCAATTGCTGCCACACTTGCGCCGCAGCCTCCCGTATGTTTTGTAATGAGAACGTTAGTTGCACTGTTAAAATGAATAGTGGTTGCAAAGATATTGATTGACGGGCTTTCGCTCCTGCCGTAACTTTGCAGTAGGAAATATTGATAAAAAATTATCAAGCTATTTTACCCAAAAGGACGATCATTTTTTATTGATTTAGTGCGTGACCAAAGGCTATTAAAAATGAACATATGGAAACAATGAATTGGAAAGTAGATGGAATGACCTGTGCCAATTGCGCCCTTACGATCAGCAAATATCTTGAGAAAGAAGGTTTGAAGAATGTGAAGGCTAATCCGGCAAGCGGCGAAGTATTGTTTGACCTTGTTGAAAATACAGATACAGCCAAACTCGAAGAAGGACTTGAATCATTAGGCTATCAAGTGGCAGAACGCAATGGTGTTTCTGCAAAACCTGTAGAAAAGAAAAAGATGAACAGGTTTCTTCGTTATGTACTACTCTGTGCTCCTTTTACATTGGTGTTAATGCTGCACATGTTTGAGAAAATAATCCACATTCATTGGTTGATGAATCCATGGGTACAGTTAGGTTTATGTATTCCGGTATATGTTATTGGTATGAGTTTCTTTGGCCGCAGTGCTTGGAAAAGTATCCGCAATGGTATGCCAAACATGAATGTATTGGTAGCAGTGGGTGCCACAGCAGCGTTTGTATATAGTTTGTATGGTACATTAACCGGTCAGGCAGAGCAATATTTGTTTTATGAAACTGCGGCTACCATCATTACGCTTGTGTTTCTCGGCAATTATTTAGAAGATGCTTCCGTTGAACAGACGCAACGTGCATTGAACAGTTTGGCAAAGAGCCAAAAAGTAATGGCGAATATGATCGCTTTTGATGATCAGCATCATGAGCAGATATTTCCTGTTGAAAACACAGTGCTGCATACTGGTGATCTTATTCTCATTAAAAGCGGCGAACAGATTCCAGCAGATTGTAAAATACTTTGGGGCGAAGCAACGGTGAATGAAGCCATCATTACAGGTGAAAGTTTACCGCTCACCAAAAAACAAAAAGATCAATTAATTGGTGGAAGTATTCTGGTTGATGGCACAGTAAAAGCGCAGGTTACTGCCACAGCAAAAGATTCTGTACTCTCAAATATTGTGAATCTTGTTAAACAGGCGCAGGGCGAAAAACCACCTGTACAACAATTGGCCGATAAGATCAGTGCCATCTTTGTTCCAATTGTGTTGGGTATTGCACTTGTAACACTCGCTGTTAACTGGATCGTTATAAAAGAATTTACACCTGCACTAATGCGCAGCATTGCAGTATTAGTGATCGCCTGTCCCTGTGCAATGGGTTTGGCAACGCCTGCAGCTATTGCAGTAGGTCTAGGTCGTGCGGCAAAGAATGGAGTGTTATTTCGTAATGCAAAAAGCCTGGAGTTGTTTAAAAACATTACGCAGGTTGTATTTGATAAAACAGGTACTTTAACTACTGGTAATTTTGTGTTGGCAGACTGGAAGATGGTCAATGATGAATGGTCAAAGGTGAATACGCAACATTCAGCTGTTAATGGTCAATTGGCAAATAGCTATGCTACTCATGGTGAGAGACTGCAAACGGCAGAGTCACTTACTCACCATTCATCACTCTCCATTGACGACACAGAATTCAAACGTATCGTTTACTCGCTTGAAAAATATTCGAATCATCCTATTGCAGCTTGCATTGCATCCTCATGGAAAACAAACAAAGATGAACGATGGGCTTCTATTGAAGAGATCAAAGGCTTTGGTATGAAAGCAGTGACAAAAGAAGGTGTTGAATGGATAGCTGGATCTTACAAAGCTGCAGCAGCTGAAACAAAAGATGAAACACATAATGTGTATGTGTTGAGAAATGGAAAATTAGTTGGATGGGTTGATGTAAAAGATGAAGTACGTGCAGAAGCAAAATCAATTGTGCAGTATCTCAAGAGCAAAAACATTAAAACTATTTTGCTCAGTGGCGATCGTCAAGCAAAGAGTGAGGCGATTGCAAAACAACTCGGCATTGATGAAGTAATTGCCGAACAGACACCCGAACAGAAATTAGAAGTAATTGAGCGGTTGAATAAAATAACTCCTACTGCCATGGTGGGCGATGGTATTAATGATGCACCGGCGTTGGCAAAGGCAACCATTGGTATTTCATTAAGCGAAGCATCACAGGTTGCCATGCAAACAGCCGATGTAGTTTTGATGAACCATGGATTAAAAAATCTGCCTTTATCTCTCGGGTTAGGTAAGCATACATTCATCACCATCAAACAGAATTTATTCTGGGCATTCTGTTATAACATCGTTGCCATTCCGGTTGCAGCATTCGGTTTATTAACTCCAACTTTCGGAGCATTGGTAATGGGGTTGAGCGATGTGGTGCTGGCGATCAACAGTGTGAGGTTGTTTGTGAAAAGAGTCGTGTAACTTCACTGCATTGATGCAAAATCTCTCTTCCATACTTCAACAATACTGGGGTTACTCTTCCTTTCGTCCGCTTCAACAGGAAATAATTGAATCGGTGTTAAGTGGAAAAGATACCCTTGCCTTATTACCAACCGGTGGCGGCAAAAGTATTTGTTACCAGGTACCTGCACTTGCAAAAGATGGATTATGCATTGTTATATCGCCGCTCATTGCATTAATGAAAGACCAGGTGGAAGCGCTTCATCGAAAAGATATCAGGGCCGCAGCGATCTATACCGGCATGCCTTTCCCGCAAGTGAAAGATATATTACAAATGGCAGTGAATGAGAAACTTAAATTTCTGTATGTATCCCCTGAGCGTTTAGAAACAAATCTCTTTCTTGAATATTTACCGGGAATGAATATTCAACTCATTGCAGTTGATGAAGCGCATTGTATTTCGCAATGGGGATATGATTTTCGTCCGTCGTATTTGAAGATTGTCAATTTTCGAAAAGAATTACCCGGTGTTCCTTTGCTTGCCGTAACAGCGTCAGCAACACCACACGTGCAGGATGATATCTGCAACAAATTACAATTCCGCAATCATCATATTTATAAAGGCTCCTTTCTTCGACCGAATGTTTCATTCAGTGTGTTTCGTGTTGAAAGCAGAATCAATAAAATATTGCAGATTCTGAATAATGTGCAGGGCTGTGCCATTGTTTATTGTAAGAGCAGGAAGATGACACAGGAAACAGCACAACTGCTACAACTGCATCATATTTCAGCAGACTATTATCATGCCGGCTTATCGAATGATGAACGCAGTAAACGACAGGAAGCATGGTTGAAGAATGAAACAAGAGTAATTGTATGCACCAATGCATTCGGGATGGGTATTGACAAACCTGATGTGCGTGTGGTAATCCATCATGATATGCCTGATTGTTTAGAGAACTATTACCAGGAAGCTGGCCGTGCAGGAAGGGATGGACAAAAATCATACGCTGTACTGTTGCATGAAGAAAAAGATCTCCATGAATTAAAAGGTTTATCGGCAATTCGCTTTCCTCCCGTTTCAGAAGTAAAAAGAGTGTACCAATGTTTGGTAAACTATTTACAATTGCCAAGTGGCAGTGGCGAATTACAATGGATAGAATTTGATCTGAATGATTTTATCAAAACATTCAAGCTGAATGTTTATACAGCCGTGTACGCATTAAAAACATTAGAACACGAAGGCTGGATCAATTATGCCGAACAGATTTTTCTACCTGCAAAAGTTGTCTTCACAGCAAGTAAACAGCGCCTGGCTGAGTTTGAACAACAGCATCCACAACTGGAGCCTGTTATGAAAGGCCTGTTACGTACTTACGGCGGCATCTTTGATATGGAATCATTCATATCAGAAAAACAATTAGTAACAATCCTGAAAACCGATCTCGATGCGACCAAACAGTCATTGTATCAGTTACATCAACATGGTATTATCAATTACAGTCCGCAGAAAGAGAAACCACAGTTACAGTTCTTAGAAAACCGTCCGGCAGTTGAAGACCTGTTCATTAACCCTGCACACCTCTTGCAAAGGAAAGAGCAGTTTGAACTTCGTGTCAACAAAATGCTGGACTATATAACAGATAGCAATACTTGCAGAAGTAAAATGATCGGCACTTATTTTGGCGACGCTGCCATTGGTAATTGCGGAGTGTGTGATACTTGTTTGCAGAAAAAAGGAAACGATCTTTCACCGGATGAATTTGAAAGCATCCGTTCTTTTTTAAAAGATAGAGCAGGCAATAACGGTTTAGTTGTAAAAGAACTCCTGACGAAAATGGGCAGTAAACAAAAAGATCGTGTGTGGAAAGTAATTGATCATTTGATAGCAGAAGAAAAAATAACTCTAACAAAAGAAGGATTAATGAAGTTCATATAAAAAACACGCTGCATGGCAGCGTGTTTTTATAATATCATCGATAATATCTAATTAACCACCTGTATAAATATCCCAGTTAAGATCAGCCTGTGGTTTAGGGAATTGCTTGAAGACAGCTCCTTGATCTGCCGCAACAGGAATTTCATTCATCCTGTCGTAACGGCGTGTATCTATCCAGCGATGACCCCAGGGTTCTGCCCAAAGTGAATAACGGCGTTGATACAGAATTTCAGTAATTAAAGCCGGCTGCGTTTGTGCGCCACCGTAGTTACCAATATTGGCTGCCGTGCGAATGATATTTATGGCATTCACTGCATCAGTAAACTGGTTTAGCTGTGCATGTGCTTCTGCTTTGATCAATATCAATTCCTCATTTTTAATAAACGGAATTGCTGTTGTGTTTGTTGACCAACGACGATCCTGGTGTGTGCCGAATAATGTACCTGCATCTGTTGATACACTTGCAGCAGTTGTACGTTGGAAAAACTTCGCAGCCACACGTGCATCATTAGCTGTGGCATCAGCAAGCATCGAAGGATGAACAACAATGATCGTGCTGATACTTGCATCCAATACATAAAACAAGGGATTGAAAATATCAGGAGCAGCACCATATGTATGTGCAGGACCGGCGCTTAAACTTCCGGTTAAGTTCATAAAAGATGCATTGGCTGCATCTAAAGCACCTTGCCAATCTTTCCGATAAATTGCAAGGCGTGCAGCGATTGCACGATTCACTTTTTTAATACCGTCAATATTGTTATAGCCACTCCATCCGGCAGTAAGACTAAACGGAAATGCAGTACCTGCTGCATTCAGATCAGCATAACCTTCATCAAGAACGGCTTTAATAGCTGTAAGTGCTTCCTGGTAAGGAACAAAATCACCAGGGTTTAATGGATCTTCAATATCAACACGAATACCATTATCATACAAAAAATTAGCAGGGATCATAAATTGATAACCCATGATGGTTTTTGCAAAGCCGGTTACAGCTTTCTTTTCCTGATCTGATAATGCGCCTGTATTCATTGCAGCATTGCGTAATACAATTGCCTGGCGAATGGCTTGATACGGAGTTGCGTAAGCTGCACCACCAGTTGCACCAAAACCAAAATAAGCAGCATCTGGTCGCCGTCCAGTCTGTCCTAACCAATCTGTTTGAAAACGTGGATCTGATGCATTGAAATACCAGATCTCCCTCCCAAAAGTTCCGAAGGCAGCCGTTACAGTAAACAAATAATCACGATGGCGTGATTCCAATCCTGTAATTAAAAACTGGATCTGCGCACGGGAAGCATTATTTGAAACGCTACCTACAGAAGGATTGTTGGGGTCTGCCACTTCATCAAGCTTCAACGGGTTACATCCAACCATTGAAAGAAGTGCAAGACCTCCAAGGAATGATTTTATGAATTTATATTTCATACGAATAGTTTAAAATTTTAGAAATCAAGATTTATGTGGAAGAAGATACGACGTGTTGTAGGATATGGAGCCACATCTACGTTACCGGCAATTGATTGTGCACCAAAGGTTGACGTTTCAGGATCGTAACCTTCATACTTTGTAAATAACAGAACATTATTTCCTGACGCACCAATCTTGATACGATCTACAAAACCATTGAACCATTTGTTTACATTCTTTTGCGGAACATTATAATACAATCCGATCTCTCTCATTTTAAAGAACGTTGCATCTTGTACCCAACGACCAGCATTGTTATAAGGAGCTGGTGGGCGCTGGCGTCCATTTGGTATACCATCTTTATCATCATCATCAAACCAACCTTCTGTTGTACCACCTGAATCAGTAAGGAAACTTGTAAGGTTAATATTATCACCACCATTTCTCCACTCCCACATCATACTGAAATCAAAATTTTTCAGGAAGGTTACCGTATTGAACCATGACATCGTGAACTTAGGTTGATTGTTTCCCCAAACTGTAAATACACCTGGTGTAATAGCAGGAGAACCCACAATCGTTAAAGGACTAACTCCTTCCTGTATCAGGAAGGTTCCCAAACCCGTTCCGAATGCTCCGGTTAAATAAGATGGGATGCCAAGTTTTTTTACAAGAACATCATTCTTCCACCACATTACACGTGAGAACCAACGAACATTTGATTTTTGAATAACTGTACCTGCCAATGCAAGCTCAATACCTTTGTTCTCTAATTCAGCCTCGTTACTTGGAGTTGTGTTTACACCAACTGCAGGAGAAAGATTCAGGTTCTGAATATTATTTGCAGTTGTTTTGATATAATACGTTGCTTCTAGTGAAACCCGGTTTTTAAACAACCCTGCATCAATACCAAATTCAATTTCACGTGCTGTTTCAGGACGAATACCTGTATTGCCAATTTGTGTTGATACTACCGAACCAAGTAACCCGCCAATATTTGTACCGTTCAATGGTGTAAATATTGAACCGAAGGCAACTGGTCCTGCTGTTTCACCATACGCAATACGTGGTTTCAATTGATTAATAAAACCAACATTCCAGAAATCAAAATTGGTAAGATTAATGGCGAGTGATGCTTTTGGAAATGCATACATTTTATTGATATCGCCATTAAGAGTTGACTTATCAAAACGAACTCCGGCTGTTGCAATGATCTTATCATCCCAGTTTACTTCTTCCTGTGCAAAAATGCCAGCTTCCTGAACACGGCTGTCGAATTGTTGATCGATCTGTTGAACGGTTGCCTGCTGCACATTTGTTTGCTTTGGTGCTAAGCCACGCCCACGAATAAAGAAAGAGTTGTAATCAAACTCAAGACGTACCAACCCAGCCTGTGTTGTAAAGCCAAACTTATTTACATTCACATTATGCACCAATGCAGCCTGGAAGTTTTTATTAAAACTTTCCTGGCGGCCATGCAACACATCACCGGGATTAGCTTGTGATCGTTGATATTGCAAGTCTTCAGGCAAATGGATCATTGTCTTGTTTTGTACAAAATCAATACCGCCTGTTACTTGTAATTTTAAACCGGAGTTTGCACGGTCAATAATTTCCCAGTTTAAAGTTCCGGATTGAATAAACCTGTTCACCAAAGAGTTATTGGTTGCCTTGTCTGTAACAGCTAAAGGATTTTCTCTTGGACCACCATAATCAACATCAGGATAAATACCTGCGGCGTTTGGACGCAGATCAAAGTAATTCGGAATGTAAGAAATATTATAACCGATAGATGCACCGGTATTATTTTGGTTTCCTGTAAAACCACGATCAGTATTTGATCTTACATAATTTGAATTAATAGAAAAATTTAATCGATTACTGATCTTGTGCTCAATATTAGCCCGTATAGAATACCGTTCGAAACCAGTTCTTCTTACTGTACCTTCTTCATTGGTGATAACACCTCCAACATAAAACTTTGTTTTATCGGTACCACCAGTTACAGTTAAGCGGGTGTTTGATAATGTTGCGGTATTGGCATAAAATATCTCTTCATAATCAAAAAACTGACCCGTGCTTTGCGCTTGCTGAAAGCGGGCCAATTCAGTTGCACGCTTTGTAGGATTTGTAAAGAAGAAATTAATTTTCGCAACACTCCAGTCGTCAGTTCCAACCAAACGTAAAGGACGTCCAAAGCCAATATCCTGACCAAAGCTGATGGCTGTTTTACCGCTTGATCCTTTTTTGGTTGTGATAATGATTACACCGGCATTGGCACGTGTGCCATAAATCGCTGCTGCCGAAGGTCCTTTCAATACTTCGATGTTCTGAATATCGGCAGGATTAATATCAGCTAAACGATTTGCTCCATCATCCTGTGCAGGTGCACCAGCTCCGGCTGCTGCCCCGGTTACAGTAGCACGACCTGTACGCTGAAATGAGTTGTTGATGTACACACCATCAAGAATGATCAATGGTTGTGATGCACCTACCAGTGAAGAAACACCACGTAGCTGTATAGATAATCCACCACCGGGAGCACCTCCATTCAGGCGAATGTTTGCACCCGGTACTTTACTGTACAATGCACCATCTGTTGTTTGGATCTGAGTTGTACCGGTTAACTCTTTTGAATTTATAGATGTAACCGCATTGGCGAGGTTACTCCGTTTTACTGATGTTGCCAAACCAGTTACAACTACTTCTTCAAGATTGAGTACATCTGTTTTTAATGCTACATCAAGTGCGGCACTTGTACTGGAGACATTGACAGATTGTGACATAAACCCAACCAATGAAATTACCAGCGTAACAGATTTGTTATCCGGGACTGCTAAACTGAAAGTGCCGTCTGTTCCAGTTACTGTACCAATCTTTGTTCCTTTGATTTGAACGCTTACGTTAGGTAAAGGTTCGTTCCGGGCCTCGTCAGTAATTTTTCCCTTAACAGTGTACTGGCTGAAGCCGGCAGTAGAGAATAGCAGGAACAGCAGCAGCTGTCCGAGCCTTTGCACAGATTTTCTCATGCGTAATTTGTTTTGATTTTAAAAAATAAAACCAACAACCGGATCAGCCGATAGATAAATAGCAAGCAATCGTTCCTCTGTCCACTGACCACAGGTTGTCAGTTTTCATTACAGAAAAATAGTAATTCCCACTTTACTCTAAAAACATTTTGCTTGTTTTTTTGAGAGGGAACTACCAATTTTATGGCTAAGACACAAGGCTTCTGAAAGTCGCTGCATGTACCTGAAGTGAGAAATGTAAACCAGCCGACAAACGCTGTAATTCTGTTTAAGAAAAGGTGTTTTTAGTAAGTAATATTTAAAACCAACCCGTCTTCTTTCTCCTCGTTGTTCTTCCGCCCAAACCCAATGCCCCCAATAAACTTCTTGTAATAATACTGGCAGCGGTACGGCCTACCTGTTTTACGGTTGGGTTATCAAAAAACGTTTCTTCTTTTTTAGCAGGCCGTTTCTTTTCTTCTTTTTCTTCAGCCCTTGCTTCTTCGGCTGCTTTTGTTTTTTCCGCTGCTTCTTCCAGTTTAGCCGTAATTATTTCATGTGCGCTTTCACTGTCTATGTTTTCTGCGTATTTCTTCACCAGTTTACTTTTGGTAACAAGTGAATCAACTTCGTTATCACTCAACACATCCATGCGACTGCGAGGTGCTACCAGCATAGTATGTACCAATGGTGTGGGAATACCTTTTTCATTCAACAGTGTAATAAACGCCTCGCCTATACCTAACTGTGTGAGTAATTCGTCTACATCATAATATTCTGTTTCGGGGTAATTCTCTGCGGCCTGTTTAATTACTTTTCTGTCGGCAGCTGTAAAGGCACGCAGCGCATGCTGCACTTTCAATCCTAACTGCGCCAATACACTTGCGGGTACATCCTGCGGATTTTGTGTGCAAAAGAAAATACCTACGCCTTTTGAACGAATAAGTTTGATTACTGTTTCGATCTGCTGCAACAATGCTTCATTTGCTTCCTGGAAAACAAGATGCGCTTCATCAATAAACAAAACAAGTTTGGGCTTATCCATGTCACCTTCTTCGGGCAGAGTTGCATATAACTCAGCTAATAAACTCAACATAAAGGTTGAGAAGAGTTTTGGCCTGTCCTGTAATTCCATTAAACGTAATATGCTGATCATACCTCTGCCATCATCACTGATACGCATCAGATCATCTACTTCAAAACTTGGTTCACCAAAAAATGCATCCGCACCCTGTTGCTGCAGTTCAATTACCTTCCGCAGAATGGTTCCCGTTGATGAAGTGGATATTTTACCATAATTTTTTTCAATGGTTGATTTCCCTTCATCACTGATATATTGAATGATCTTGATAAAATCTTTCAGATCAAGCAAAGGCATTTTGTTATCATCGCAAAACTTAAAGATCATCGCTACAATTCCCTGCTGCGTATCATTCAGTCCTAAAATCTTTGATAGCAAGATGGGGCCAAATTCACTCACGGTAGCCCGTAGCCGCACACCTTTCTTATCGTCACTCAATGTCATTAACTCAACAGGAAATGCAGATGCTTTATATTCTCCACCCATCAATTGAATCCGTTCCTCGATCTTTGGATTACTTGCACCTGCAGCAGCAATACCACTCAGATCACCTTTAATGTCCATCAATACTACAGGTATACTTGCATCACTCAATCCCTCTGCAATTACCTGCAATGTTTTCGTTTTACCGGTACCTGTTGCCCCTGCAATTAATCCATGACGGTTCATTGTTTTCAACGGAAGCAAAACCTCTGCTCCTTTTACTACTTCTTTATCATACATACCAACTCCTAAACGAAATGATTCACCTTTAAATGTATAGCCCTGTTGTGCCGCCTGTATGAATTGTTCTGTAGTTGCCATAATAAAAACTTTACGGAAAGATAAGCTATAGAATGAGATTGTATTACAACAAGATTACCTGTTTGTGGTATTGACAATCACTTTTGTAACTGATAGTTTTACGTCATCAATTTTCTCAGCAATCGTAAACGACGCTGCATTTATATGCGGCGTTTTTTATACCACTTACAGGTGGGTACCTTAAAGTGGTATTGTAAAAATAAAAATATGAAAATAGCTTTGCTTCACATTAATCATTAAACCTCAAATCACAAATCATGAACAAGTTTTTAATTGCAGTTATTGCAAGCAGTTTCATTTTTATTTCATGCAAAAAAGAAAGTTCTCCTGAAAAACCTTCAATTGTTGGCTTTTGGAAAGGCAAGTGGGGAAGTAGTGACGCTTATCCTACCTATGGCTATGCCGCACTATTTCGTTCAAACGGAACTGTTCGCATTTTCGACGGAGCGGATACCTCAACAGCTGCTAAAGCAGAAGGTATATATACAGTTTCCGGAACAACAGTAACAGCAACCTATACCTATGCTGGTTCGTCAAACTTATTGGCTGTTTCTGCAACGGTTGATTCAAAATTCACTTTTCTTGAAGGTAGTTGGGGTAATAGTCCAAGCAATACCAATGGAGGAAAATGGTTCCTGAATAAAAAATAATCTCTGGTTTCGATAGTAGTTATACGGCATCCTGTTTTTACAGGATGCTTTTTTAGTTATAACTCTTCCTCACGTTCCAGCATAAGA is part of the Lacibacter sediminis genome and harbors:
- a CDS encoding helicase HerA-like domain-containing protein, which gives rise to MATTEQFIQAAQQGYTFKGESFRLGVGMYDKEVVKGAEVLLPLKTMNRHGLIAGATGTGKTKTLQVIAEGLSDASIPVVLMDIKGDLSGIAAAGASNPKIEERIQLMGGEYKASAFPVELMTLSDDKKGVRLRATVSEFGPILLSKILGLNDTQQGIVAMIFKFCDDNKMPLLDLKDFIKIIQYISDEGKSTIEKNYGKISTSSTGTILRKVIELQQQGADAFFGEPSFEVDDLMRISDDGRGMISILRLMELQDRPKLFSTFMLSLLAELYATLPEEGDMDKPKLVLFIDEAHLVFQEANEALLQQIETVIKLIRSKGVGIFFCTQNPQDVPASVLAQLGLKVQHALRAFTAADRKVIKQAAENYPETEYYDVDELLTQLGIGEAFITLLNEKGIPTPLVHTMLVAPRSRMDVLSDNEVDSLVTKSKLVKKYAENIDSESAHEIITAKLEEAAEKTKAAEEARAEEKEEKKRPAKKEETFFDNPTVKQVGRTAASIITRSLLGALGLGGRTTRRKKTGWF
- a CDS encoding SusC/RagA family TonB-linked outer membrane protein produces the protein MRKSVQRLGQLLLFLLFSTAGFSQYTVKGKITDEARNEPLPNVSVQIKGTKIGTVTGTDGTFSLAVPDNKSVTLVISLVGFMSQSVNVSSTSAALDVALKTDVLNLEEVVVTGLATSVKRSNLANAVTSINSKELTGTTQIQTTDGALYSKVPGANIRLNGGAPGGGLSIQLRGVSSLVGASQPLIILDGVYINNSFQRTGRATVTGAAAGAGAPAQDDGANRLADINPADIQNIEVLKGPSAAAIYGTRANAGVIIITTKKGSSGKTAISFGQDIGFGRPLRLVGTDDWSVAKINFFFTNPTKRATELARFQQAQSTGQFFDYEEIFYANTATLSNTRLTVTGGTDKTKFYVGGVITNEEGTVRRTGFERYSIRANIEHKISNRLNFSINSNYVRSNTDRGFTGNQNNTGASIGYNISYIPNYFDLRPNAAGIYPDVDYGGPRENPLAVTDKATNNSLVNRFIQSGTLNWEIIDRANSGLKLQVTGGIDFVQNKTMIHLPEDLQYQRSQANPGDVLHGRQESFNKNFQAALVHNVNVNKFGFTTQAGLVRLEFDYNSFFIRGRGLAPKQTNVQQATVQQIDQQFDSRVQEAGIFAQEEVNWDDKIIATAGVRFDKSTLNGDINKMYAFPKASLAINLTNFDFWNVGFINQLKPRIAYGETAGPVAFGSIFTPLNGTNIGGLLGSVVSTQIGNTGIRPETAREIEFGIDAGLFKNRVSLEATYYIKTTANNIQNLNLSPAVGVNTTPSNEAELENKGIELALAGTVIQKSNVRWFSRVMWWKNDVLVKKLGIPSYLTGAFGTGLGTFLIQEGVSPLTIVGSPAITPGVFTVWGNNQPKFTMSWFNTVTFLKNFDFSMMWEWRNGGDNINLTSFLTDSGGTTEGWFDDDDKDGIPNGRQRPPAPYNNAGRWVQDATFFKMREIGLYYNVPQKNVNKWFNGFVDRIKIGASGNNVLLFTKYEGYDPETSTFGAQSIAGNVDVAPYPTTRRIFFHINLDF